Genomic DNA from Acanthopagrus latus isolate v.2019 chromosome 2, fAcaLat1.1, whole genome shotgun sequence:
AAGTAGCTCATCAAATGTTTCAGTATGGTGGAAACTAAACTGCAGTGTTGTCAAGCTCAGGAAACGTGTTTCTCATCCACCAAAAAGCACCGATATTGGAAGTTTTGTGGACAAACACTAAATGCATTCGACAGATATTTGCATCACTCACATCACTTACCCTTCTGTCACTCTGAACTGTAACACGTGGAAGTGAGGACAGAGAACCTCTCAGGATCTGAGTGTGACGTGACTTCAGTGTGACAGGAGATTTGATCCTCTGTCACTGTGATTAATAACCTCGTTCACAGCACGGCTTGGTCTGACAGGTGGAGAGCTGACCGTgaaggctgcagaggaggagggagggaggaggggggcggaTGAAGATGGTCACGGTGCAAACAGACATGGGGGAGGAAATCTGGTGAATGCAGAGAGAAAGTGGATGTGGATGAAAAAGGATGAGTGATATGTCACTAGTTGAAAGCAGGAAAGTCTAAAAAGTTCAAAATtggaataattttatgattTGTTGAATTAAAAGAATGGCAGCATCAATACTGAGACAAAGTAAAGCAGTTTAGCATCCAACCATATGTGCAAAAAGCAGTGCATAGTCCAGCTAATGGTAAAATATGATATGGAATAAACTGTCTGAGCAGTAGTGCAGGTATAAATGCAACTAATGGCAACAATAtaaaatcataattattattatacagtGAAGACAGTAGTTTAAATATTCTTCATGTTACAAGATGAGTTAGTCTCTCTATTTGTTTATTGTATTATCAGTCACCATTTTTTGCAGCATACACCACATAAATTGTTAGACAAATTGATTGATGGATAATTATAGATATTATATTGATGCTTAACTCAgttcatcactttaatgttgcacACTGTAATGGTAGTTTAAATTTCTCTTTATCCTGCTGTGCAACttacatctttatttattcGTTGATTTATGTCTTGTAGCCTAACTGATGTTCAgtcaatcaaaatgtttttataaaacctttcaaacaaatcaaaatgtaatcaaagtGCTTATcaagtgactgaaaaaaaacatgggatATTAGGAAAACAATGCACACCAATTGCAGTCAAATTAAGAGTTAAactaatatataatataaaatatagatttaaaaaagacacacactgtcaataatataaaaaaaataatattaaaaaccTTCACTAGATCTGGTAAACAGAGAAATCTGACGCATTTATCggaaaatgaaatatatcatAAATCAGCCTGTCTGGTTCTGACTGATCCAcatgcagtgtgtctgcagtgtgtctgcagtgtgtctgcaggatTCACTCCACACCAGCAGGTGGTGGTAATGAGCCGTGCAGCGTCACACTGCGtgttcctctccctccctgacaGCAGGTGGCGGTGTTACAGTGGACACGCACAGCCACACATCcgtcaacaaacagcagacaccTTCAGCACGTTTCGTAACACAGAACCTCCCTGTGCTCCGAACATGACCCGCTTCACTCACATGTTCTGTAGAAGAGCTCGTCTGGAGTTCGGCCGGCTGCTCGGAGCAGCTCTCAGCCCCTGCAGATGTTTCCACGCTGAACGAGTGAGAACTTCCACTCACTGTCTCACTGAACATTGTAAACACAGTTGATTTAATGAAACCTCACAGCTCCCGTGTTTACCTGACAGGTGAGACCTGACTCCAGCGGACTGCCTGTTGTTCACCACAGTCAGTATGTGTGTGACcttccagccaatcacaggtTCCCCATGGAGAAGTTCCCCAGGGTTCTACACTGTCTGATCCAGGATCAGGTCATTACAGAGAAACAGGTGAGTGACTCACTGATGGAAGAGAGCACACCTGTGATGAAGGGGATTACCAATATAATCAATCAGTCGACAGGTGGGGAGCGATTGACAGTAATTCTGATGCATACTGGTGTTAATGGTGCTTTCCCCTGTTTAACCATCATGCAGctggtaaaaataaaattcattctagtaaaaaaaagaaaaaaatccatgtcAAAAACTGCCATAAGATATCAtatatgaaataatatttttgtctttcactgGGTAACATTTTTCAATTGGTTTTtgtaattgatttttttgttgctgttgttcaaTTCATGGGGGCTTAGTTTTATCATGAGACACAGGGGTAACCtgatctgaaaaatgaaatccaAGCCTCTTGAAGATTGATTGGATTTACACCCTTGAGGGGCGGTCAGGTTTCTGAACTTCGGCTTAAGGAAGGTCGTAAATAAcctttaggagaatgctgcagtgttgttttgctgtgaagctccaacGTTTTGTGGACTGTGAGAATTCACCTGACGTAACTAAACATCAGCGccctttttgggtgaactgttcctttaagtgaTAAAGTCATTGTTAGTTACAGGGCTGATAATATAAATATTCTCTGTTCTCCGACATTTTCCCGCTGATGTGACTTTGCTTCTTCACAGTAGGTGTGGGTCCCTGAAATAGCCTCTGAAGAATTACTCCGCTGTGTGCACACGCAGGAATACTTGGACAACTTCATTAACGGCAGAATAAATGAGCAGGAACAAAGGCGGACGGGGTTCCCCTGGAGCAAAGGCCTGGTGAGGCGCTGTCGGTATGAAACGGGTGAGGAGAGAGTCTGAAGTCTGGTGATGGCTTGACGGCCGGATGGCTCCGCGAGCTGCTCACCTTCTCTCTCGTCGACAGGTGGGACTCTTCTCGCTGCTGAGGTGGCTCTGCACAGGGGTCTGGcctgcagcacagcaggaggAACCCATCACGCCTTCCCGAGCTTTGGTTCAGGCTTCTGTCTCCTCAATGACTTGGCGGTTGCAGCCAAATACCTGACCTCCTCCTCGCCCGGAAGAAAGGTTCTGATAGTGGATCTAGACGTGCATCAGGTAGTTTCAACATGTCTCTGCTACTTAAAATGTTGTAGGGGTGATATGTGcaacatttgtctttgttccTACCAATAAGCACAACTTCTTCTCTTCAGTGGACTTCTGTGTTTTGCGTCCAACAGGGTGACGGCACggctttcatttttaaagatgagccatgtgtgtttactttctCGGTGCACTGTGGGAAAAACTTCCCCGTCCGTAAACAACAGAGTGACCTCGAcgtcagtgtggaggatgagCTGGAGGACAAGGAGTACCTCTCCACAGGCACGTAACACAGGCCGTGATAATACATGATCAGACTGCACCTAACGACGATATCAATTAATCTGAtgagtgttttcattattaatcaattaattatttagtACATAATATGCCCCATAACATATAACATAAATTGTAGTCATCAGTATGTCAACAGTCCTTGTCTGATATTCCACAGTGGAGGCTCACCTGCCCAGCTTGCTTGAGATTTTCCGTCCAGACCTGGTCCTGTATGATGCTGGTGTCGACCCTCATTGGGAAGATGAACTCGGGAGGCTCCGTCTGACCGACCAAGGTGAGAGATAACTCTGACACCCAAGCGTCTCCACTTGCAAATTATCTCTGGACTGTTTATGAATGGCTGTGAGTATTTTTCAGGGCTGTATCGCAGAGATCTGTACGTGATGAAGACCGTGGTGAGCAGAGGCGTCCCCGTCGCTGCCGTAATCGGAGGAGGATACTCGAGAGACATCGACAAACTGGCCCTCAGACACTCCATCGTCCACAGAGCAGCGACTCAGgtactgtgcatgtaaatgttgctGGACGATCATTTTAATACAATATCCTTGACTTTTACAGCTTACAAAATGTCAACCTGAAGTGAGTGAATATTGTATTTATGTGCTTCATATTTTAGGTTTGGAGGGAGTGTGGAATGTGAAACCTTTCAAGCCACAAGAAAACCGTCACATCCTCAATACTGATACTTGATTTCAGGAGCCAATGCCAATATTTATACTTGGgatgaaaataatgttgtaaTGCTGTATGAACcagctgtgctttgttttgtttacattaattattaaaagGATGTCGGGGGACAATGGAGTCCTAACAGATCCAACACATGCTCGtcaccctgccacctttctagcttcaaacagtattctggggaccttgtttccctctgagaacaacgtgttttattctgtcatgaaGAAATTAAAGGTTAAtagagtttgtgttattacctcgtTAATACTGTAAaagtctgagtttgaatttcttctctaaaaaaGTACATAGTGCCCtttttaatgcagcagtaatattaATCCAAAAAGAACAGCTGTAACACTGACAGGGACCATTTTACTGAAGtagttttacttttgatacttatgTAAAAGTATTAAAGAATTATCAGCTAAATGTACATAAGTaaggttttgaatgcaggacctTTTCAGTGTGGTGTTAATATTTCTACTTAAGGATACAAATACTTGCTGAAGACTGTTTTCAGAAGTTGTTTACCTCATCAAAATACtgtattaaatgttaaatactCTGTTATTGAACTGCACAGTTTGTGGTTGGTCACTGACTAAAGATCTACGCGTTTTCATTTGTGACAGCAAACGCAACAAGACGACAGTCatgaacaaaaatatttaatgaggaaaaaaaacaaacttaagtGTTTCCATCGGGTCACATAAGACATTAAGGTACCAGTGTCACttcagaacaaacacagttgGTCCACACATACTGCACTGATACGATGTGTACCGTCTTTGGCACAATGGGTACAGATCACCAGCatgttttcaagtttcacttaaTTGTTATGTCTTTCACTGACACCAAGCAGCGACATTTTAGTGGTACAGTGCAATGTTCATTCACAGTATATGAGGCAGTTGATTTGTTACTTCAACACGAGACAGTGCATGACTATTGCAAACATCaagcgcgtgcacacacacacacacacaccagcgaCACGTTCTTTGAAACACAACGAGCAACTGCACAAATGTTTTGGAAGATAATTCTGCACAACTTTGAGCTCCTCCGATGACGGATTACACACAAGCAGTTCACAGAAACAAAGTCCATAAACAGATACTTGGCTGCAGGTTTAGCTCCTCATATTCAGAGTTAAAAGAACGTGCAATTAATGGTAAAACAGGCAGACGCAAAGAATAAAAGTACACATTATTTCCACTGCGATtagcacattaaaacatttaagagtGGAAGGAAGAGTAAACTAATCTCACAAATTCCTCTTTGGCTCATATTAAAAAGTCCAAAGAGGAGTTCAGTGCATTTCTTATCGTGTCCCTTTGCAGAAatgctccttttaaaaaaagagtcattAACAGCACTAGAGCTTGCTGTGGTtggataataaaaacaaatcattgacATTAAAAGATAACAAGCAATGGATATCTGGACACTGCTTCTTGGTTTCTattgaaatataataaatactttAACACTGTGGTGTAGTACACAGTGGTAGCCATTGTTGAGCATCGAAATCCTGCTGctaaaaaacatccaaaagaaGATTTAATgctagattaaaaaaacaaagtccaTACTGTTATGTGAGTTGAATAACTTAGTGTTCTGCAACAATGGCTACATCTGTATATTTCTACACCTTTCAGTGGATGACCATAGAATGTGTGATTCAGTGCGATAACTTGAGGCAGAGTTGAtgcaaaaatttaaaaaacgaACAagttaaaatcagattttccaCAGCTGAACCTTCTCTGCCACCACACACCAGTTGGCGTGATCAAAGTAGGTGTGTTTGACGTGAAGCTCCTCGACATGATGCTCTATCAGCTCTGCCAGTTCTCCCTCCCTGAAGACGTGGTAGTACCTCAGGCAGGAGCCCTCCACCTGCCCCTCGCTCCCCCGAGGACTCTTTGTGCtttcctgctgctctcctccctgcGGGGCTCGGCCGCTTTCATCTCCAGCCGGCTTCAGGTGCTCTTTCTGGAAAGGGACCAGATCCGGCAGGGCTAGAGAGCCACACTCCTGGGCTAAAGATACTGAGACGCTCTGGTTTCCTgtgccgttgttgttgttgttgcctccAGGGTTGTTTTGTCCCTTGTGCGGGTCTGTGACTGAGTCGAAGACGTCCTCCTCTGATCCAATCACAGACGGCGGGGAAAAGAAGCTCGACACTTGCTTAATGAGGCCCCGGCCTCTCCCACGCTGGCTGGCCTTGTTCCCCTCGTTCTCCCCTGTGGGTGAAGATAAAGTGCTCAGGTCTCTGGAGGACGACCGGGAGATGGCCAAGCTTCCGAAGTCGAACACAGAATCCAGGGACCTGGAGAAGAACCAcagtctctgtgtcctctgctgtgGCGTGGCGCAGGTCAGATCTTCTTCGTCCGCCACGGAGGATGTGCTTCTAACCTTCCTGTGCTTGTCGGTGTTGTCTATGGCTTCGCTCACGCTCTGAGCTGCCGCCCTCCGTCTGGGCGAGTGCGGATTGGGGTTCCAGGGGACGAAGATGTCCTGTTTCTCAAACTTTCGGCGTTTCTGCTCCATGGCCCACACGTAGATCATGATGCGTCCGCCCACCCTCAGAGTGCGCGCCATCTCCTTTATTGCTCGAATACGACGCTCTTTGGTGGACAAGTGATGGATGACTGAgggaaaaaacattaatttgttaGAAACGAAAAAAGCCTTCATTTAATTATGATGTGTCACACTCAGCTCCTcaggcaacaaaacacattatgtaCACTGTGTGCGCCACACAACATAATTTAATAGTGTGGGTGGGcgcctttgtcttttttcctaATTACACTCTTTGTTGGCGGACACACGTGTATTATTTGACACTGTTGGCTAGGCAACACGAGCTCGTGGTAAACTgatgtttgttattattatgtgtttgtttgatggcagcagcagcagttaagCTTCGTGCATATGAAGATAGTGATCTGTGACTGAGTGGGAGGACTCAACAGACTCCAAGCCTCccttcatctctgtgtgtgtttgtccatcaCCTGCAATAGAGAGCACAGCGTCGAAGCACCCGTCTCTGTAAGGCAAATGCAGCCCGTCGCACATCTGGACCTCGTGTCCCTGACTCCAGGCAAAGTCCACCAGGGGGCGACAGACATCGCACCCCAGCTTGAACACCTCCTTGTTGATGTGGAGGTACTTGCCATTGCCACAACCTGCCAAGGTCAAAACGGTCAGCTACAACAGGAATGACTGATCTCTAaaagggtaactccaacaaCTTTTACACATCAAAGAGTGTTTTTAGGTCTACTATACTACTGCATAGgtgaaaaaaacagtataaagtcttttgtggctccattAGAGCATGCAtgcaatctgataaattgcctcagtgatgtcactcagtggttaagttgcattgtgggtaatgtagacagccggttttgaaaaagaaagttCAGTGTAATGTGCTTCTGGGGGCATTTGCTGCCTGTCTTCATCTTAACCTCACAGTGGTTATTTTTTACAGCTACCActaccagaatgcattgcacaCCTGCTTACATAGATAATGAATGGGAAGCATCAAAACAACATcctgttgcctacattaccaACAATGCTGCGTTTGCCATCACTGGATGCAGATGACATgcgcctgtaaacacactttgatgtgtaaaattggtggagttgccctttaaggaAAGCCAACTTTAGAACAACTAATTATTTTTGCAAAagctgacaaaaagaaaaagtacaaacaaatgTCCTCATGATCAAGTGTCACAGCTGGGAGGTGTCACCCACCGATATCAGCGACGATGCTCCctggctgcagctccagcaggaaCTGTCGTACCTTCGGCCAGGCTTTATAGCGGCTGTCGTTGAAATATGGAGCGATCTTGTCGTAGACGCTGTGCACGTGGTCCCTCTCGAGCTGACTGGCAGCCTCCTCCATCATGTTCGTCCAGGCTGCCTCATGCAGCGGCCTCACAGAATCATGTCTgcagggacaaaaaaacaatccatcCAATGGTAAGTCTAATTCATTAGGAATATAAAAACTGGCAGTGTGGATCCCCTGCAGGCATCAGCACAGCGGTGTTCCTCTCTACATGCTTGTTAAGGCCCAACAAGGTCAGCTAGAGGCCATAATCAGAAGACACACTCAAACATCTGTCAGGCAGAAGCGGTAATTTAAACCCTCCGCTTTGTAGCTGAAgtacctgcagcagctgcgGTCCTGATCAGCCGGCCCTCTCTCAGCCTCCCCGCAGTCCGTCAGAAGGACTCTGATGTTCAACACTAAGAGTCATCAGGTTTAATTTGTCATGAATCAtctgaaactgtgaaataaacagaCGGGATCATAAATTAACTAACAAGGTCCCCCTCTCAAAGAGCCCTCAGAGCCatgtcaaattgtttttttcagccacgCAGCAGCAAAAGGTCAACACATAAATCACGTTTGTTGGCAACGACATGCCAAACGAACAACATCAATCACGTCTGAGTGAGAGGTCCTGTTACAGAAACCATGTGAGACTGTGTTAGTGGAcaccaggctgctgctgctgggtttgATATTATTCTGATCACATTTAATTCAGTGTCAATGAAAGATTCACGTATTGGCTCACGTTCTAGGAATCTCTCTTACCTATGATGACCATCACTGAGTCTGAGGAGGACTTTAATTCCCCTGGAAAATGCAGGGCTAATATGTGCACACGTGGAGGATTTTCAGGCGGATTACATTATTTTCTATCATCTGACAGCACGTGGCTGAATATCATTTTTCGCAGCTTCAGTTGAAACAAAGAGgtgtttgtcttcttctgaTACACAACTGTGGCTCCTGTCACAGCTTTTTACAATGAGGAAATTATACTATGTTTATTTATCAGAAAAGAGTCAAGTAATGCTTTGTATTAAGGTcctttataaatatatatatataataagaCTTACTTAATACGCCTCAAATATGCTTTTATTAACATTCTTTAGCGATGGCAAGCTTCATTCAAGTGCTTCAAAATGTAATCTAACAATAAAGTCAGTTATCATTGGTGTAATTTGATTTATGTTAAAAGGCATCTTATCTTCTCATCCTTCAAGGACCTTAAAGGGCATTTTTAGGATCTATTAACTAATGCTTCTCCCAACATCGTTGATATAAAGTGCTGTGATGTAATGTGCTTTCAATTTCCACTGTTTAACTTTCAGAAGTGCGTCTGTTGAATTTCAGAACTGACTGCAAATTTGGGGATTATGTAattgtggtgtttgtgttctgtctgGTTTTTCACAGCTCCCACTGCAGTCATCTCGGTTTATTAGGATGCGGCCCACAGCTCCTGCAGTGCTGCGGCGGCTCCCTCAAGCACTACATGTACAAAGAGTTTTTCTGCGTTATTAACCTGGAGATAACACTGTTGTCGTAGTCAAGCAAATACCTCCATGTGCAGACTGCTCATGTGACCCGAGTGGGTTATCTTTCACGAGCACATTATCGGGGGGGTTTATCTGATTTCATGCAAAACAAACCCACACGATTTGCATTACGTGGTGACCACAAGGTGGTTTGATAAGCAGATGTTTGCAAGCCTGAAGAATGGAATCAGACTCTAATAATTTAATatgattttctgccttttctcataaaatatgaaaaacgtGCTTTTCTAGTAGCAGAGAATAAGATGACTTTAAGTAGGTcagaacaaatatttaacaaaattCAACTAAAATATTAATATGTCCCATCTGACTCTTCTAAcctttgttaaaaaatgtataaatatatgtataatgtataatatgcctatgtatatgtataatatatcaGTGATGTAATtccttttaaagtttattttacaaaaaatgtagGGTTGCTTTTGTAGATCACGTATttccaataaaaaaatagatagtAGTAATACAAAAGCCAAAGAATAATAACGTTGCCTCTAACAACTGAATATGGCAAGATGGGAAggaaagtgtcttttttttaaggagcagttcaccaaaaatgaaaagttcagTCACTATCGCCTCACTGCCATGTGACAGTGTATTGTGCTGTGCTTCATAgtccacaaatcatttctggagcttcacagcaaaacagcgcaGTAGccttctcctaaacaactgatgtAGATAGGGATGGACCCAAAAAAATACAGAAGCTCTGAGATCCAAAATTGATTAGATAAGAGACGTTATTTAGCCCTTCTAAGCTCAAACCTGTCTTGACTTGAGCGCCTGTTTATTTGCTCCATGTGTTTTTGGATGCCTCAGGTGAAAAGTGTTCTCTTCACTACCCAGAGAGATTCAGTGGAGGAGCTGAGATccaaacagagagagattaGCCACAGCTCACAGCTTCTCTATTTTGAAGCATCCgtacaaaaacaaatgccagCCAccttcatttttatatttgatgttCCCCTCTTCAGTACTTCAGTCGTGTAGGAGgatgctgcagcgctgttttgctgtgcagcttcaaaaatgttttgtggactccAAAACTCTCCCCATGACTTAAAAATTCACTCGTTATCTTCTCACCACCATGCAGACTGACATTCaggtgaactattcctttaagcaACAAATCCTCATTAAATCAGTTGCAGGTATCAGAGCAACATATGAGCACATTTGCTGACAGATGTCTGGTTTTGAAATCAACCACACCTGACTTCGACTTTTCACCCCATCCTGAGCGATGTGACGGGGatgttctgctctgctgtgcaCAGATTATCTGCTCttttgaatctgtgtgtgtgtgtgtgtgtgtgtgtgatggatggaAGTCGTCAGCACCGACTCGTACCGGCGCGCATCGTACATCACTGCCAGCATGCAGCTGccaaaaatgctgcaaaatcAATAAGCGGTGTGAATATAATGCAACTTTGGCAGCAGGTACTTGAGGAAAGTTTACCTCCGATTGCATTACATAAGATTCAATTACGATCCACTTCAATCTTCCCCCATCCACCGAGTTTTAGAGATTAACAAGTCAAGGCTGCTCTTCCACTTCAGCACCTGCAGGTTTAGAGACAGTCACAGACGTATCCGCCTCTACGAGTATCTGCTAAGAGTAACTCTGCCTGTAATGAAACTCACAATAACAAATTAGATCCACTGTGCACTTGAGGGAAACCAGAAGGAAGGCTATCAGAcgtttcctctctccctctttaaaaagacattagaCTCATATGTCCTTGAATGCAACATCGCCTGGTGCCAGTTGTGTGCACAGCTGTACACAATGAATATTACTGGGAGTGTTTACCACAGGATATGAGCAGCCGAGGCCAACCTTTGCTCCAAGAGAAGACAGCACATCTCTCTGCGAGCTGAGCTGCACCTCCGCTGCCTCGGTAGGTAAATGCATTGTGTGCAGCATCTTCCCTCACCCAGACCTATTTCTGGACCACCATCATC
This window encodes:
- the hdac12 gene encoding uncharacterized protein SYNPCC7002_A1628 isoform X1 — its product is MTRFTHMFCRRARLEFGRLLGAALSPCRCFHAERVRPDSSGLPVVHHSQYVCDLPANHRFPMEKFPRVLHCLIQDQVITEKQVWVPEIASEELLRCVHTQEYLDNFINGRINEQEQRRTGFPWSKGLVRRCRYETGGTLLAAEVALHRGLACSTAGGTHHAFPSFGSGFCLLNDLAVAAKYLTSSSPGRKVLIVDLDVHQGDGTAFIFKDEPCVFTFSVHCGKNFPVRKQQSDLDVSVEDELEDKEYLSTVEAHLPSLLEIFRPDLVLYDAGVDPHWEDELGRLRLTDQGLYRRDLYVMKTVVSRGVPVAAVIGGGYSRDIDKLALRHSIVHRAATQVWRECGM
- the hdac12 gene encoding uncharacterized protein SYNPCC7002_A1628 isoform X2, with translation MTRFTHMFCRRARLEFGRLLGAALSPCRCFHAERVRPDSSGLPVVHHSQYVCDLPANHRFPMEKFPRVLHCLIQDQVITEKQEYLDNFINGRINEQEQRRTGFPWSKGLVRRCRYETGGTLLAAEVALHRGLACSTAGGTHHAFPSFGSGFCLLNDLAVAAKYLTSSSPGRKVLIVDLDVHQGDGTAFIFKDEPCVFTFSVHCGKNFPVRKQQSDLDVSVEDELEDKEYLSTVEAHLPSLLEIFRPDLVLYDAGVDPHWEDELGRLRLTDQGLYRRDLYVMKTVVSRGVPVAAVIGGGYSRDIDKLALRHSIVHRAATQVWRECGM
- the hdac12 gene encoding uncharacterized protein SYNPCC7002_A1628 isoform X3 — translated: MHTGVNGAFPCLTIMQLVWVPEIASEELLRCVHTQEYLDNFINGRINEQEQRRTGFPWSKGLVRRCRYETGGTLLAAEVALHRGLACSTAGGTHHAFPSFGSGFCLLNDLAVAAKYLTSSSPGRKVLIVDLDVHQGDGTAFIFKDEPCVFTFSVHCGKNFPVRKQQSDLDVSVEDELEDKEYLSTVEAHLPSLLEIFRPDLVLYDAGVDPHWEDELGRLRLTDQGLYRRDLYVMKTVVSRGVPVAAVIGGGYSRDIDKLALRHSIVHRAATQVWRECGM
- the trmt9b gene encoding probable tRNA methyltransferase 9B, whose product is MMEEAASQLERDHVHSVYDKIAPYFNDSRYKAWPKVRQFLLELQPGSIVADIGCGNGKYLHINKEVFKLGCDVCRPLVDFAWSQGHEVQMCDGLHLPYRDGCFDAVLSIAVIHHLSTKERRIRAIKEMARTLRVGGRIMIYVWAMEQKRRKFEKQDIFVPWNPNPHSPRRRAAAQSVSEAIDNTDKHRKVRSTSSVADEEDLTCATPQQRTQRLWFFSRSLDSVFDFGSLAISRSSSRDLSTLSSPTGENEGNKASQRGRGRGLIKQVSSFFSPPSVIGSEEDVFDSVTDPHKGQNNPGGNNNNNGTGNQSVSVSLAQECGSLALPDLVPFQKEHLKPAGDESGRAPQGGEQQESTKSPRGSEGQVEGSCLRYYHVFREGELAELIEHHVEELHVKHTYFDHANWCVVAEKVQLWKI